The Sphaeramia orbicularis chromosome 15, fSphaOr1.1, whole genome shotgun sequence region CTCTGCCTCAGAAAAGGTTCGCTTCGCTAAAACATCATTTAGTCGACCATGAAACTAGACCCTCTATGGTGAAGGTTGTTAATCAGCTGGAGTGTTGGGTGCTGTGGACATACAGTACATTCCCCCCTCAGACCTCCAGGAGACTCTACGGCTGCTCAGGGTCTGGTGGGGGGTCGGGCTGGAGACGACAAATGGGCTTGTTGCACATGGGACACACGCTCCTAATTTCTAACCATTTTAGCAGACACCTGAGGGAAGAAGACGAGAGGAAAACAATGTTATCCAGAGAGAAACAGACAAGATACAACAGCACAATCCAGGCATGTGAAAAGCTGAAATGAAGCTGTAAAACAGGACGGGTCTGACAGACTATTTATACACCTCTATTGGTGATACAGGTTAAGAAATGTCAGTGAGAGAGACAAGCAATTTGGTCTAACAAGCACTGTTGTCATTGTCACGCCTAAGCTGCAGGGAAAAAACAGGATTCCGGTGCGTGCATCACACGTGTTTTAACATGCACTGGTTTAGATTATCAGGAATTTTCTCTAAGgcactcaaggaaaaaaaatactgaacacattttcctCACTTCACTGATGTCTTTCAGTGTGAATAGAAATGGAAAAAGTCATTATGAAAAGGAATTTGTTATTTCTATGGACTGGTGTATCAAGATTTATGTATCACCTGAAGCTGTTGTATCCTCAAAACAGCCAAATGGGCCAAATATACTCataatcagaatcagtttatttgccatttgctgaaaaactgcattggaaatgagctgcaagagctcagcataaaaatacatgaaagacagtaacatgagaaaaggtaaaaaaaaacaaaaaaaccaatgaaaaattacataaataagaGTATGCCATTCATGTTCCATTTTTAGTCCACAGAAATGTCCTTTGTCATTATAAGTCACTCTCTTCACTACCTTGAATGTCTCATGTCATTACATGAGTTTGTTTATTCATCTCCTGTCATTTATAATTCACTATCCTGTTTTGTATTTAAAGTAACACTAATCAATTTGCATAGACGCCAATATAAATCGgtctaaaattaacccataaagacccaaacaaccactggtgaccaaaattatttaccAGTATAAAATATTTGATAACTTCTGATCCGTTAAACCCATCAATACAcacaaataattgatgtaaaacacagtttatcatcttttcatggtcatcagatatgagacccatttggatgttcagaggctccgtagttaccatggaaacaccatcatcttctacaacactgattcaccagtaaaacccatggagttgaatcaatgacagtggatggagacacttcatcatgttcatgttcagtaaatgataaattttgttgaaaaagccccatttttttttcatttttctctgcttctgatattatgacaattaactttaatctgagcttttatgaacatctacatgatcagtcaattaaatctgagaaaatacctgatttttattggagaaacttaaaatacagaggataatattataataaatggtgataaattgcttcagaaaggttaaatagagatgaaaatttatttgggaactcacggaaaagtagcactgggtctttatgggttaaagcgaaAATGAGTATGAGAAGAAAATATTTGCATGCTAGTTTTGTTTATAAAACTGTTTCTATCGCTTTTTTCATTGTAAActgtgacaaaatgataaatcaTACATATGTAACAAATGCTGTTTGCTCAAAatgtttaacccattaagacccaaatagCCCTgccgatcaaaagcatctactgatgtaaatgtttaataacttctgaaccattaatcttatcaatatgttgaaataattcgtataaaaggcagtttgtcatcttttcatggttatcagatatgacccatttggatgttcagaggcttcgtagtgaacgtggaaacaccatcatcttctacaacattgattcaccagtaaaacccatggagttggattaatgacagtggatgaagacacttggtttatgttcagttaatgaaatatttgacgaaaaagtcacttcttcttcagtttcctctgtttttgatataataacccacaactttaatctgagctttcatgaacttctacatgatcagtaaaattcaaaataaaagtcaaaataaaataaaagaaagaaataaaattactactacgactactactactactactactactactactaatactaataataataataataataataaataatagtaataaagaaaataaaataaattttacaaaataaaattcaggaaaataccagattttcactgaaaaaatgtaaaatgcagaggatagtattatcataaatggtgataaatcacttaagaaactgccacaaaagtagcactgggtctttatgggttaaacataaatGGTTTAAAAATCAATGCATTTCTATGGGGGTTAGTTTAACTCTGTGGCTGTTACAGTGATACATGTGCATATGTTTAATACATTTATCTTGACTGTATTTAACAATTGGGAATGTGGCACAACAAAAATTCTGGGAAAAGTAAAAAATGAAGTCAATTAGTTATTGCTGCAGTAGCTAATAGAAgtcattgtgtttgtttttatgtatcaGTCTGAACAAAAGAACTTACTTCTTGTGAAAAGCGTGGGAACATGGACACACTCCGAGCTCATCCCTGCTGCGAAACTCTTCTAAACACACTGCACATGTTTGCTGCAGACAGACAATAAAAGTCAGCTTACATGTTTTTAATTAATGAATGCCTGTGACAAAGGCAATTTCAAAGCTCTTCATTCAGCTTTATGACCAGATTCTATCACTGGGATATATGAATGTACTTCAATAATGTAATTAGGTTATAAATAAACAGACATCCACCAAGGCAACAGTCCACTCATCTTCTCTTTCCACAACATTATTAAACCTTCCTTCATTCGTCATTTGGTGCCACTGGACAGtttattatttaactgtatttcttAGTCAGCCTGTAGCTTCCCGATGTTAAATAACGTTAAAAACAAAGCTACGTGTTGGAGCTATTCCAACACTTAAACCACTTCAGTTTTTTTAATAATCCTGTAGCACATGAAATTCTACACGACACACAAACTGGAGTCATTgcatgcactatatggacaaaaatatgagACATGTAACATACCATAACCATTCACATTAACCCCTTAACGCTTGAATTTATATACAAGtatattctttttaaaaaaaattatttgtgtttttgctttctagtagatgctaaattaagtgaagattgttaatttgactatagcacataaaatagtTAGTTTTGTGTATGTTGCATATTTGAGACAACAggcaataaaggttaaaaaaatcaaacaaacacattttctggTCTCAGGCATGGAGATGAGATATTGATGCtactttattttcagtgtcctgaccGTAACACCAactgttttaattattattatccaAACAAACAGAGCTCAAGGTCAGAACATGATAAATATTTCACAAATCTGGAGGctgtaaatgttttaaatcagtggttctcaccCTTATTGTTGCTGCTGTTTTAGAAGACAATGTAAATACATCCCACCacatgataaaataaaaacatttagctTGATaatatttatcatgatattaAATTATATCATGACATTTGATATTAACATTTTGTAATCCAGGTCCCTGTTCGAAatcaaacacctgaatttaatatATCCTGATACTTTTGTTCATATTGTGTAGACTGAACATGCAACAAGGAAAAACAACTTTAACAAAACATCTGTtgataactttttttatttttttatttttttatctttgatGAAAATATTAGCTTTTTACTAATGTTGAAATTTCCTGTCACTACTGCTCTTACAATGCAATGGGAGTTAGTCCCATTGTTTCCTATATGGTTGCGATAACACTAATAATTCACTATTATTCTGAATATGATAATACTCTGAATTTGATACAGGTCTCTCAAACACATCATTCTTTTTGGATTTTGCGAATTAGGCCTCATTTTCTATAAGTGGTGTGTGATATGCTGATACCATTTTGGTTTTAGGATTATTCTTATATTTACTTGACTTTCTGGACTTAAATGGAGTTCTGTTGGAATATGCAGGTAGTATGTAGTCTGTGTCACGTGTTTACATTCAACTCTGTATGTTGAAACACAAACTGTGCAGTACTTTTTCAGGCTTGAGAACAGatgcatgagaaaaaaaatagcaaagcCCACACCTACTTTAAGCATTATGAAAGAGTCAACAGGAGTTTTTGATATGCAGAAATCCTGGAAATGTTTCAAGGAGGCAGTTGACAGATTGATAAATGGAGGATGTGTTCGCTTAGGGGATATTAATGCAATATTCATTTTCAGCCATGCAAACAACTTACTTGGAATATTATCTTTTTGGTGCTCGTTAACATATTGTAGTAGTCGAATATCAAATCTAACCTTTTCAGAATGTGACAAAAAAGACACTGTAAGATGACCGGAGCACAATGTTGCTTAGTCTAATTTCATTAAAATGCATGAAGTTGAAGTGACATTTGAagaaccacccttgttttcttcaatttcttgttcattttaatgcctggtacaactgaaggtacatttgtttgggcaaatataatgataacaacaaaattagcacataagagtttaatttcagagctgatatctagccattttccatggttttttgataataaccaaaatcacttcagttcttacatcaatagctagggcattgtactgccaaaaacagtgcttttatgtactccatgttttctgttacGATTCATACCAGTGTTgaccggctcctccctctcctcaatTATTCTGGATCAGAACCACCTGCTGAGCATCGCACGGCTGCAGCACATCATTATGTAGCCTTTGTAAGGCTTGGTGTTGTAGCCGTGTGACTCTGGTCCATTGCATCTCCTCCACCttttccataacccggacatttgcTCACtcaggactctgacccaggtttttgtttgttccatGTTTTCGTGGATATTTATTGTAATAAACGCatttttctcccttcagcactgtGCTTTTGAGTTGACTTCTTTCCACCTACGtgtcattttcttttctgtctgttttagtcacatgatacacacaggagttggtacttgattgcgtaactattgtttttgatgacttttgacggtctaataattttttctgcgactgtatttgtAATTGGAAATTTTCACCCCAGGTTCACTTAGATATACAGGAGCTAATATGAAATATTGTTTTTCAGGCTTGATTACaaatgcatgagaaaaaaaacagtccacACCTACTTTAAACATTATGAAAGAGTTGACAGGTTTTATTGATATGCACTGATGTTGGCAAACTTTTAAGGAGGCAGTTGAAGGATTGATAGATGAAGGCTGTGTTTACCATTAATATTAATGAGAccccccccccgaagggaaggcaaggggtattgtttttggttcagtttgtttgtttctttattggttttttaacactttagtagcaaaactattggttgaattcataccagactgggtttgtagattgccagtgagccagaatagatgtcaatacattttgggagatgcaggtcaaagtttaaaatctttttatgattttttcaagacttcccatttatttataataagcGAAATACATGCGAaggatggggtttgttgtgcctggcaccaattgtttattatttttcatataaTATTATCTTTTTGTGCATTAGCATATTATAGTAATTAATCAAATGTAGAAAATGAATGGACAGATTATAAAAAGGTGGGGGTGCAATGTTGTGTTGTCAAATGTCATTAAGATGCATGGAGTTAAAGTGACATAAatttacattttagaaaaagaaCAAACAGATATATTCCTATATGGAAATCTCCGGCTAAACTTCATGTAGATAGAGCTAATACCCATGAAGCACAGACTTCTCTGTTGTTAATCTAACATATGAATGGGATTAATGGTGTTTACTCAGCTGTCAGTGAATTATTCATTGTCATAAAGGGATAATTACTGTTTACTGAGTCTTTGAACTTAATGGCATCGGATGGTCTAAAACATGTTTGATTGGGTGGTTGAGCTTCAATAAGGTTTTTTTCCTAGACAATGGCGTGGCTCTTTAAGTTAATTACAAGGGCAGCATTTAATGCTATAATTTAACAACTTTTCCAACAGTAATGAAAAGGTTTCTTGTTTTTTTAGATAATTACAGATTAAGCTTAAAATATGTTGCTATAATTACAGTATTACTACaatttgtaacattttaaacacatgaATCATTAAACTATAATAGTTTCCACATTATTTCCTCGTTCAGCcatgtcattgtgtgtttgtatatggtttgtcatttgtcatttgtCCATCCCATTCATACAGTATTAAACTTACTCCAAGAAGGCTCATTTTTTTCCCCGCTCCTTTCAAAACAACCTATagacaagaaaaaaatgtatgatgATATGCATATAAAATCACAGAAACAAGTATAAACATTAGGTCTGAATAAGACACAGGTCAAAGATGTAGATGTTACCTCATTGTAGACGTACTGTCCTCTCGCAGCTTTTCTTCTTACTCTGCAAAAGTACAGACAAAACAAACTTATTTGGTGGCAATGTAGATCCATAACAATTCTATAATGTACTTGTTGGCAACATATCTTTCTTCACTGGGACATGTCCTGTCATGCAGTATGAATAAGTCAGGATCCTTCTTCAGGCACTTCTGGAATTCACGCGTCACATTCAAGTAACAGCCTGTGCAACTCAAGCTTCCTTTATGACTCAAAATGGGCTGATCTACTGTATAGTATCtttatatacagctctggaaaaaaacataagagGCCATTGCAATTTCaactgaaatcagcatgtctgcatgtttgacagccattccattcctgtgtctgttcaattccaacacaagcaaatcttattctacttaataaacacctgatccatgtcgtatttaacccatacagaccaaaacatccaccggTAACCAATAGTatgtactgatgtaaactgtttaatacctgttgatccactaatcctatcagtacatgtaaataattgctgtaaaacacactttgtcttcttttcacagtcatcagatatgacccatttggatgttcagagactctgtagtgaacgtggaaacaccgccatcttctacaacattaattcacctgtaaaatctgttgagtttgatgaatgacagtggctggaaacacttggtttatgctcagttaattacatttttttgttgaaaaagtcctgttttcttcatttttcttggtTCCTGATATATTATGacagtcaactttaatctgagctttatttatgaactgccacaaaagtagcactgggtctttatgggttacgaaggagaagtataaaaaccactactgtggccatcactatcttcttacaaaaGGTCTGGCTgggtggcaaaaacagtgctattagtaatgcaaaagtaattggaatcaaaaaataactattgaaaactactggacttctgctctgacaatgttcccaaactttgaggactggtttttctatcaggacaatgctcctggccttagctaggtcaataaaggtgtggattacggaccaccagatgaagaccctgtcatggccagcccaatcttcagacctgaacccactttgaaaacttctggggGAAGATGGATGgacacaagccatggaacattgctgagcttcttgaatttctctgccaggagctgcatagtCATCCAACAGCCAAGACATATGAAagttgtcattgaaaatcagggctattccaacaaatattgatgtgtgaaCTTTTAGGTTCAAGTTACAACATTAGCTATGTGTTGTTGAGAAATGAagatgaactggttttctttgcatcatttgaggtctgaaaacactgcatctttttgttattttgaccaagtctcatgttctgcaaatacatgctctaaatagcAATATATGTATTTGGAATTTGGAAGAAATAGTATTGCTAGTTTAGAGCagcaacctttttgagccatggcacatattttacattagaaaaatcacaagggacaccaccaaaaaaaatgtcacaaaaagtatatttattgaaatattgtggcatgtttgttgcagtgcattatgggtagtgggtattttgttgtaaatatgttatttttatgtgcaagaattcagcagggttgttgtgttagtactagttttgacttagtatgtgtatggcaatgtttattggcctttctgtgtattttttttgtatttttgtaatttctaaagttgcaccctgagtgagagccataggcagagcaatggctatcctgttacAATAATTCTCATTTGAACACATATGCTTATTGAATTAAAAGCATATCTGCGATTTGCACACCACACAGAGTTAAATTCTTGAGAAGCTTCAACCTGAATAATAATACAATGCAAGTTTTGTCCCAGTTTAGTCACTCAAAATGCAACCTGGGCCTGTTTacttgaacacaaagctgatgttCTTGCAGGAAATGAAGAAAGACAAACTAATCATCCTCAACTACTCTGAGTCTCTGTCTTTTTTGGGGGGGCCGGGCATTTGGAaagtttggaacaagaaagcttaGAGGGGTGAGTCAACGACCCCTCGGACGGACCCCCGAGGTCCactgtataatagtatgggaggcaccCACCCCAACCCGATACTTGGGGTTTGTGGGTAACTCGCTGATCcatgcatcactagtgaggggagCTTCATTAACAGAACATACCGCATCATGgccagttcactttcacttttattttgcaaagggaaacaggagactgttgttttacagtggaTCATTAGTGCATGCTGtcatatgtatctatatcacactGCTCACTTACAGTACCAGTCAGGTGTAATTGGATAattttccacggcacacctgatgatttctcacagcacactggttgggaaacactggtttagagaataaaacaaaaacgtTCATTTAGCTCAAACACATAcccataaatggtaaaatcagagaaagaggttattttgcagtggtctctaatTTTTTTTCTAGAGCTGTATGTACTAAGCTCCTGTGTAAGAAATCTTGATAAAATTATTCTTTACTTAGTTGAGGTTTCTATTGTAAAAGTCCAATATATGACTTAAGTAACCATTAGCAGAGAAGTTTTACCAACACAGGAAGACAGTAGGAGGTATGATCTAAAAATACACGCTCTTACTCATCACGATTGGGGCCAAGCACTTTAaccattgcatttatttttacatgtatgGCTTGAGTTTTCTCAACTCATGACCTAAAAGTGGGTAGTGGACACACTCTGAGTGGGTCACTATCTTATTTTGGGCTGTTATTTTGGCAAATGTGCAGGGTGTTGGAAAAACGACAAGCTTAGATGACATTTTTTAGGTAGTGCAAATATGACCCTGGGTAGAGTATGTTAAGTGTAGATGTATAAGCACTGACAATAAAAAAGAACAGGTCAAAACTTAGATTTAATTTTAATCCAATTCtcaaggttttattttatttttaatgcataCATGGTTATGTTAATATCATCATGTAATGTGCTCTGACTGTGGGAATGCAAATGTATACTGATTTAAAGCCTTACAATAGCATAGATACTTACATATATACCTAtagagttggaataattttgtattCTGgcacattcctgtttttttttcgtatTTATACACCTTTGACCATGTgcaatgattacacactgagtcccagttacactttatatatccagaataaatcatattttaaaaatcattttatgtgacaaagtaaaaatatttaatttcaactttatttgtaatagCATATGTTCTTGGAAAATATATATCTGCTACTCTACATATTAAACTCTATTAAAAGTAGGTCATGATTTAATGAGCACAAGAAAATTTGGGTCCAGAACTGTGACCTGTTGAATCGGTATGTTCCCAGGTCTTAAATCAGAATAAGTCAGATTAATGTGATTGAATCCATTTCTCCAATAACATTGTCTTCGTTCTCACATTCCTAATAACAGTCATAATATGATGATGACTGAGGTTTTTCTGCCACTTCTCTGCTTGTTTACAGCAACAACAGTGTGTTATGCCAACTACAGTTCACTTAGAAATCCAGTCAGCAAACTCCCAGCACAACAGTGATGCTCCTGAGATAAGAAGTATTGAAAATTAACCATGCAACTTTACAGATCAGCAATAACAGTTTGTCTATAATGACCTTATCAACTTTCTGATACATTTAACCCATTTGTATCCGTTTCCATATGattttttcccctatatttaacctttcttaagtgatttatcaccatttattgtaatattatcctctttagtttgagttttttcagtgtaaatcatgtattttccaatattcaattcactgatcatgtagactttAATTAAAGCGCagagtaaatttgaaggttattttattacaaacagagaaaactgaagaaatagtgattttttcagcaaaatctattatTAGCTGAACATAAAGAAAGTGGAACAtgaatgttggagaagatgatggcatTTCCGCTGTAACTATGGaacttctgaacatccaaatgggtcatatctgatgaccatgaaaaaaatgataaactgcattttacaccaattatttacgagttttagtggatcaacagggattaaacagtttcaggagatgattttggtagatgctTGGGACTTCATGGACTACTTAATTAAGTTTCATGACAAATATTCAGCTTTGGACACTTGATACTagctaaaaaaaaatccctttactGAGATACTGATAAGTGTCATTTATCAAAGGTAGCTCTTTGTCCTGAGTAAAAAGCAGTTCAACATTCCTACAAATGGCCTGTAATGTTGTATGCAGTTGGTTTGTACTGCTCAAACATTAGGTATAATACTGAGATAGTTATGTATAATACTTAATGACATCTCACATTAGACTCCCCATGGTGGTTACAAGAAAATACCATCCTGGGCATTTACATTAAGCAGATAATATCTCAGGTCGACATTCAGAACATAGTAGGAGACAATAATATACCTTAACACTGTAATAAGACACTCGTAAATCACTGCAAACtggaccccccaccaccacctcgtGTTTGATATAAAAAAGTTGTCTTTTCCTTAACCCTACCACGGGAACCTAGGGATGATATCATCATATCGCTGCAGGCTATGCAGTGTACTTTAAACGACCCAAAGTCCATTTAAGGTTCTTGAAATGCCCtgctgacagtaaaaaaaaaaaaaaaaaaaaaaaagaacacaacataACCTCCTGTATAAGCAAAACTTGAACAGGTTTTTCTAGATAACATGGAGGTTCCACACTGATACAGTCCCAACCAGTATCTAAAGGCTTATTTCTTTGagtctttgtgtttttctgtgcattttttatttttttttatttgtctttttatgAGCAGTTtttctgtgcatttacagatGATAAGAAGCCATGGTATGTAGGcactaatacagtggttcccaaccttttttggctcgtgaccccattttaacatcacacatttctggcgaccccacacattcaaaacggagacacttttttgctaaaatgaatttgtttctgatcatgtaatagtttgctatactttgttgcaaataaacgttaattttagacaacatttagtctatataatgtatattattatggacggaggcagaaaagccaggtgtagattactgcacaaagggagaatttgatttgccgtggtcaggatatgtacagtcagtctagcttggatttacaaggctgacaattaatactgaacaaacaagaactcaaactatgaattatgaaagagctgcagcatctgaaaccgaccacaatgaacatttgacagataaacagaactacAATGCTTCGGTTTCAGACTCTCAGTTTGTCACGTCTttcatgtattgggattgtctctctcaactctatattttttattagtaattttatttttatttttatcaattactagaaatttcaggcaaccccatttgaattccaggggaccccacgtggggtccccaaggttgaaaaacgctgcacTAATATGAATATGTTGTTGGCTACATGATGAATATTATGAGATATGCAGTATATACCATAAATTcagtgttttatattgtttttattactactactgaTTTACTGTAAATGATTTTGTTGTTCTCATCTTACTCATTTTTATCTTATGTATGGTATCTTAACTAACTCtcttaactaactaactaactaactaaatgaattaatgaattaatgaagaaatgaacaagcaaacaaattaataaataaataaacatgtattaTGTGAAATTTCAGTTTCAGTGAAAATGCATATGATTTTATGTAACTGGTACAAATCTGACTGCCTTCCGAtaccaaatgattaaatttgtgtCAAGATTAGCAGCAAATCTAACACCCACTTGCTTCTAAAAACTGAGACTGTGGACTTAAGTTTTGTGTCATGGGTGGAAAGTATTCTCCACATGTTGAACTCAATAAATTCCTGTctcatgcaaaaaaaacccaacaaaacaaaacactgcagtATAttgaatacagaggaaaaaacaaaTTTAGACCCTGAAACAGGAAGTGGTGTCATATTTTTTCTACCAGGTCAGTTGATGTAGATGGTGTTTTCACTAAATTAGTGTTAGCTTAAAggagagatattttgcttttttaaatggaattatgcattttaaaacatttccctgtggtctacataaactgtaaatgctatccttgggtctgaattcttcattaattcaactccacaggtccatcttcaatactatttctgagtaatgacaccagaaaggtcattttgagcactggccctttaaatgcaaatgagccacttcacgccccacccctgcAGGTTGTTGATTCATGCTGCTCTGTCTTGTTCAGCCACttctgtttgttaatacaaccaacaactgaacattttaggtaatcggctcgaaatttggacgtaatttcagtatgaactacaatcgctgctgctgaaaaacaattatgtcg contains the following coding sequences:
- the LOC115434099 gene encoding RING finger protein 122-like, coding for MVSEEIFQLPLNVYIIVVGISLFLVMPCLIFCCCFIRVRRKAARGQYVYNEVVLKGAGKKMSLLGQTCAVCLEEFRSRDELGVCPCSHAFHKKCLLKWLEIRSVCPMCNKPICRLQPDPPPDPEQP